In Raphanus sativus cultivar WK10039 chromosome 5, ASM80110v3, whole genome shotgun sequence, the following proteins share a genomic window:
- the LOC130512590 gene encoding uncharacterized protein LOC130512590, which yields MDSYTKQVNAWKKVWQKNKRPRNINGRVFEQLIVHWQKDETAETSSRNSKNRKSDRGGKGMYVHNLGACSMSTKEDELIEANDGNPVDRLQLIKVAHTNKTTGQIQDLLIKDVVDLVETEIASQSQPLSDDGDSVGASTNLSRLQINEMVEKAVPKRKGGFLVGLARRASSYPASSSQVPYADPMILEELHDKGERIVALEEQNATIQAENATIQAENATILAELASQKKTNAEIMEKLNRLFASSS from the exons ATGGACTCTTATACAAAGCAGGTGAACGCGTGGAAGAAAGTTTGGCAGAAGAACAAGAGGCCACGGAACATCAACGGGAGGGTGTTCGAGCAGTTGATAGTTCATTGGCAGAAGGACGAAACTGCAGAGACGTCTTCTAGGAACTCTAAGAACCGGAAGAGCGATCGTGGCGGGAAAGGTATGTATGTGCACAACCTCGGGGCTTGCTCTATGTCTACTAAGGAAGATGaactt ATCGAAGCAAATGACGGTAATCCCGTTGATCGACTCCAACTCATTAAGGTGGCTCACACTAACAAGACGACGGGTCAAATTCAGGACCTCTTGATCAAAGATGTCGTTGATTTGGTGGAAACTGAAATAGCATCTCAATCTCAGCCTCTCTCTGATGACGGCGATTCAGTGGGAGCTTCAACCAACTTGTCCCGATTGCAAATAAATGAGATGGTtgaaaag gcTGTTCCTAAAAGGAAAGGAGGCTTTTTAGTTGGATTGGCCCGCCGTGCTTCTTCGTATCCGGCATCTTCTTCGCAGGTTCCGTATGCCGATCCCATGATTCTCGAGGAGCTACATGACAAAGGTGAACGGATTGTGGCATTGGAGGAGCAGAACGCCACTATCCAAGCTGAGAATGCCACTATCCAAGCTGAGAATGCCACTATCCTTGCTGAGTTGGCATCCCAAAAGAAGACCAACGCCGAGATAATGGAGAAGCTAAACCGTTTATTTGCTTCGAGTTCTTag